Proteins from a single region of Apostichopus japonicus isolate 1M-3 chromosome 21, ASM3797524v1, whole genome shotgun sequence:
- the LOC139963281 gene encoding terminal nucleotidyltransferase 5C-like — protein MASKESAERFQVLSFAQVERLDQMLREPVCIHGKGNFPTLDLTLLDLVDSLRGKFERSGIEVRHVRLNGGAASYVLCSDESKVYNDLDVIFGVDLSTEENSHKIREIVFGTLLEFLPDNVNKNRIGCNIMQEAYVEKMVKISSPKDRWSLISLSNNKGKNIELKFVDMMRRQFEFSVDSFQIILDSLLFFYKVTDIPMNDYFYPTVIGESVFGDFIVALHHLNNKLIATRNPEEIRGGGLLKYCNLLVRDYSPACKKEIKELEKYMCSRFFIDFTELPQQRQKLENYLVSHFANDEVAKYEYLMILRRVVDSSTVCLMGHERRQTLHLISELAQQVQRNLAFHQSIPHSVITGPFQAFLPCMQYIPMDYDSYYFQHHQQQNSERVSPNYYQSHTSKPRTFSARRTGKASRQSNWSSNAW, from the coding sequence ATGGCTTCCAAGGAGTCAGCCGAAAGATTCCAGGTGCTCAGCTTTGCCCAAGTGGAGCGGCTGGACCAAATGCTTCGTGAACCTGTATGTATTCACGGCAAGGGTAACTTCCCGACACTGGACCTAACGTTATTGGATTTAGTGGATAGCTTACGGGGAAAATTCGAACGTAGTGGTATCGAAGTCAGGCACGTTCGCCTCAATGGTGGAGCAGCTAGTTACGTTTTGTGTTCGGACGAGAGTAAAGTTTATAACGATTTGGATGTTATCTTTGGCGTGGATTTGTCGACTGAAGAAAATTCGCACAAGATTCGCGAGATTGTCTTTGGGACCTTGTTAGAATTTCTGCCCGACAACGTCAACAAAAATCGGATCGGTTGTAATATCATGCAAGAGGCATATGTTGAGAAGATGGTGAAAATAAGTTCCCCGAAGGACCGGTGGAGCCTTATTTCTTTGTCGAACAATAAAGGCAAAAACATTGAGCTGAAGTTTGTTGACATGATGAGAAGGCAATTCGAATTCAGTGTGGAttcatttcaaatcattttgGATTCCTTGCTGTTTTTCTACAAGGTGACAGACATTCCCATGAATGACTACTTCTATCCAACTGTCATTGGTGAAAGTGTGTTTGGAGATTTCATCGTAGCCCTTCACCACCTAAATAACAAACTCATCGCCACCAGGAACCCCGAAGAGATACGAGGCGGTGGTCTGTTGAAGTACTGTAATCTTCTGGTCAGAGACTACAGTCCTGCATGTAAGAAAGAAATCAAGGAACTTGAGAAATACATGTGTTCTAGGTTTTTCATCGACTTTACAGAACTTCCACAACAGAGGCAGAAATTGGAAAATTACCTGGTCTCCCATTTTGCCAACGATGAAGTGGCGAAGTATGAGTACTTGATGATTCTCCGCCGGGTCGTAGATTCCAGTACAGTGTGCCTTATGGGACACGAACGAAGACAGACGTTACACTTGATCTCCGAACTAGCTCAACAGGTGCAAAGGAATTTAGCATTCCACCAATCCATTCCCCACTCTGTTATCACAGGACCCTTTCAAGCATTTCTTCCTTGTATGCAATACATTCCAATGGATTACGACTCTTACTACTTTCAACACCACCAACAACAAAACTCGGAGCGTGTGTCACCCAATTACTATCAATCCCATACATCAAAACCAAGGACTTTCTCAGCAAGGAGAACTGGGAAGGCATCTCGACAATCAAACTGGTCCTCAAACGCTTGGTAG